TGCCACCGTTCGGCGCGGGAGCCCGGCCGTGGCGGGGACCATGGGGCCGCATCCGCGATCACGGCATCGGCACGGTGACCCGCCGTGTCTTCGACAGGCCCTTCGCCGACGGACTCGCCCCGGTCCGCACCGACCTCGGACTGCCCGCCGTCCGTACCGCCGACGAGCTGCTCCGGCGCGCCCCGGTGGTCCTGGTGGCCACCGGCAAACCCTTCGAGTACCGGCACACCGACTGGGGGCCGAACGTGCACATGATCGGCCCCGCGGTGTTCGACCCGGTGGGTGATCAGGAGCCGGCCTGGCTCGCCGAGATCGACCGTCCCATCGTCCTGGTGACCACATCCTCGATTCCGCAGACCGACGCCCGGTTGGTGGGTGCGGCGATCGAGGCGCTCGAGGGGCTGGGCCTGCACCTGGTGGCGACCTCGCCGGCCGGACCCGTGACCATCCCGGGCAGGCCCGGTGTCACGCTGGCCGGTTTCGTCCCGCATTCGCTGCTGCTGGAGCACGCCGTCTGCGTGGTCACCCACGGTGGCATGGGTATCACCCAGAAAGCACTCAGCCGCGGGATACCGGTATGCGTGGTGCCGTTCGGGCGCGATCAGTTCGAGGTGGCCCGCCGTGTCGAGGTCGCCGGCTGCGGAACCCGGTTGCCCGCCCGTCGGCTGACCCCGGGCAGATTGCGCACCGCCATCCTCGACGCGATGTCGATGTCCGGCGGTGCGGCCGCCGTCGCCCGCGGTTTCGCCGACACGGGGGGAGTGCCCCATGGCGCGGACATCGTGGAGGCCCACCTGTACCACGGCGGCGCCGCAGCCGGGTGACTCCGGCCGGCCGTCAGGTGCAGACCGCGCCGACGGCCGCGGACTGAACCAGCTTGGTGTACTTGGCCAGCACGCCGGTGGTGTACCGCGGCGGCAACGGCTCGAAACCGTCTTTGCGGGAAGCCAATTCGGCCTCGTCGACCAACAGGTCGAGGGTGCCGTTGGCGACATCGAGGCGGATCCGGTCACCATCGTGCACGAACGCGATCGGGCCGCCGTCGACGGCTTCCGGTGCGATGTGCCCGACGCACAACCCGGTGGTGCCACCGGAGAACCGGCCGTCGGTCATCAACAGGACGTCCTTGCCGAGGCCCGCACCCTTGATCGCGCCGGTGATGGCCAGCATCTCGCGCATACCCGGTCCACCCTTGGGGCCCTCGTAGCGGATGACCACCACGTCGCCGTGGGTGATGGTGCCGTCTTCCAGGGCATCCAGTGCGGCCCGCTCGCGCTCGAAAACCCGTGCCGTTCCTTCGAATACATCGGAGTCGAAGCCGGCGGACTTGACGACCGCGCCCTCGGGGGCCAGCGAGCCGTGCAGGATGGTGATCCCACCGGTGGGATGAATCGGGTTGTTCATGGCGCGCAACACCTTGCCGTCGGGGTCCGGCGGCTCGATATGGGCCAGGTTCTCGGCCATCGTCTGACCGGTCACGGTCAGGCAATCACCGTGCAGCAGACCGGCATCCAGCAACGCCTTCATCACCACCGGCACGCCGCCGATCTCGTCGACATGTTTCATCACATGCCTGCCGAACGGCTTCACATCGGCCAGGTGGGGCACCCGGTTGCCGACCCGG
This DNA window, taken from Mycolicibacterium neoaurum, encodes the following:
- a CDS encoding glycosyltransferase — translated: MAVVLAYTAPALGHLYPFCALLTELAGRGHRIHVRTLADGTRLCRRLGFAVEPVDPVIEAVEHDHDEADSSVLRAATDTVRVLTRRAAMEVADIRRAVETARPDLVIVDSNSWGAISYLETRDVPWVVLSPFTPYLRAPGLPPFGAGARPWRGPWGRIRDHGIGTVTRRVFDRPFADGLAPVRTDLGLPAVRTADELLRRAPVVLVATGKPFEYRHTDWGPNVHMIGPAVFDPVGDQEPAWLAEIDRPIVLVTTSSIPQTDARLVGAAIEALEGLGLHLVATSPAGPVTIPGRPGVTLAGFVPHSLLLEHAVCVVTHGGMGITQKALSRGIPVCVVPFGRDQFEVARRVEVAGCGTRLPARRLTPGRLRTAILDAMSMSGGAAAVARGFADTGGVPHGADIVEAHLYHGGAAAG